In a genomic window of Spodoptera frugiperda isolate SF20-4 chromosome 18, AGI-APGP_CSIRO_Sfru_2.0, whole genome shotgun sequence:
- the LOC118278302 gene encoding arfaptin-2, translating to MSKWQSERSIHEMLKDTPPLRESSDSITSGTEPKFPTSRSMPFPPAYAPPDVSQNGAGSSTLLRAGSSKLDAIRNWGVSTYKCTKQILYEKLGKSSRTVDTELEAQIEMLRETQRKYAGVLRLSGALTAQLAAAAGTQRALGECFAELAQKSPELQTQFLYNADTQRTLTRNADTLLAALHFFNNSLATLTHKTIEDTLLTIRQYEAARVEYDAYRSELEASGGNPPELLLANIERHRRHYERLRDDSAVKLKLLHENRVKVMNKQLLLFHNAVSAYFSGNHVALEATVRHFNITPAPAPAPAPAPLPPLSSPPAAAPLSAPPPAPLSAPPAPRPA from the exons ATGTCTAAATG GCAATCGGAGCGTAGCATCCACGAGATGCTAAAAGACACTCCGCCGCTGCGCGAGTCCAGCGACTCCATCACGTCGGGCACGGAGCCCAAGTTCCCGACGTCGCGCTCCATGCCCTTCCCGCCAGCGTACG CGCCCCCGGACGTGTCGCAGAATGGCGCCGGGTCCAGCACGCTGCTGCGCGCCGGCTCGTCCAAGCTGGACGCCATCCGGAACTGGGGCGTCTCCACATACAAGTGCACCAAACAGATACTCTATGAGAAGCTCGGCAAAAGCTCGCGGACTGTGGACACAG AGCTGGAGGCCCAGATCGAGATGCTGCGCGAGACGCAGCGCAAGTACGCGGGCGTGCTGCGGCTGTCGGGCGCGCTGACGGCGCagctggcggcggcggcgggcacGCAGCGCGCGCTGGGCGAGTGCTTCGCGGAGCTGGCGCAGAAGTCGCCCGAGCTGCAGACGCAGTTCCTGTACAACGCCGACACGCAGCGCACGCTCACGCGCAACGCCGACACCTTGCTGGCCGCGCTGCACTTCTTCAACAACTCGCTCGCCACGCTCACGCACAAGACCATCGAGGACACGCTGCTCACCATCCGCCAGTACGAGGCCGCCAG GGTGGAGTACGACGCCTACCGCAGCGAGCTGGAGGCCAGCGGCGGCAACCCGCCCGAACTGTTGCTGGCCAACATCGAGCGACACCGGCGCCACTACGAGCGCCTGCGGGACGACTCCGCCGTCAAACTcaagctgctgcacgagaaCCGG GTGAAGGTGATGAACAAGCAGCTGCTGTTGTTCCACAACGCGGTGTCGGCCTACTTCAGCGGGAACCACGTGGCGCTGGAGGCCACCGTGCGCCACTTCAACATCacgccggcgccggcgcccgcccccgcgcccgcgcccctgCCGCCGCTGTCCTCGCCCCCGGCGGCCGCGCCCCTgtccgcgcccccgcccgcacCCCTgtccgcgccccccgcgccgcgccccgcgTAG